CGGGCCGATCTGGTTCTCCCGCAGGCCATAGACGGAGTTCAGGTAGAGATTGAAGGTGGAGAACAACTGCGAGAAGACGAGGCCCAGGATGAGAAACAGCCCCATGAAGGCCATGAACGGGCCGTCGCGCCACGGGGAGACCGTCGGGCGCGGAGCCTGGCCGGGCGCGGTCGGGGCCCGGGCGGGCAGGGTCTTGATGAATACGGCGACAACGGCGGCCGAGGCCAGCGTCGTCAAGCCATCCACCCAGAACAGCAGGCGGTAATCGACGAGAATCAAAAATCCGCCGATGACCGGGCCGAAGGTGATGCCCAGGTTGGCGGCCAGACGGCGCAGGGCGAAGCCCTTGGAGCGCATCTCGCCGAAGCAGAAGCGCGACATGGCCGTATCGTTGGCGGGGAAGAGGGCCGTGGCGACGATGCCATAGAAAAGCATAAGCGCGAGGAGAGGGACATACGCCGTTACGTATCCCGTGACAATGAGCGTAAGGGCCGACAGGATCAGGCTGGCCAGCATCACCGGGCGGATGCCGATCTTGTCGACCAGCAGGCCGCCCAGGTAGCCGCCGACGATGGCCCCCAGCCCGTAAGCGCCCAGGACGGTTCCGGCCTGCGGGAGGGTCAGCCCCAGGTGCCGGGTCAGGTAGATGTTGAGAAAGACGAGGACCATGAAGCCGCAGCGATTGATGAACTCGGCCGCGGCCAGCAGCCAGGCTCCGCCGGGCAGGCCGGCATAGGCCTCGCGGTACAGGCCGATCGTCTTTTTCAGCATTTTCCGAGAGATTTTAGCATATTTCCAGGGAGGGGTCAGGTCTTAACATCGTGAGCTTTGCGATCTTCCCCGGAACTCTTCATGTACGGGATTGAAATTTTCGAATAGACCGGGGACTTTGACACCCAGGAGCCCGCTCTGATAGAGTCCAGAGGCGACCGGAGGGAAGCCCATGGCCATGAAAGTCCGCAACACATCCGTCGGATTGATTTTAGCCTTTGTTCTCGCCGCCTCTTCCGCCGCGGCTGTCTCATTCCAGCCTGTCGCGCCTCCGGCCGGGACCATCCGGTTTACGATCTCCGTTGACCCGGCGATTCGGGCCGAACCGGTCTCGGGGCGTCTGCTCCTGCTTTTTTCGCGGACCGAAAAATTCACGCCCGGCATGAACGGGACGCCCGTCTTCGGCCTGAACGTCGACGACCTTCGGCCCGGCGCGACGGTCAGCCTGGACGACCGGGCGTTCGGCTACCCGGTCCGCCGCTTGAGCCAGATCCCCGAAGGCGATTACTACGTCCAAGCCTGGCTCAATGTCTATACGACGTTCAATCGCGCCGACGGCAAGACCGTCAAACTGCACATGGACCAAGGCGAAGGCCAGAACTGGCGCCGTTCGCCCGGGAATCTGTTCAGCGATCCGGTGAAAGTCCGCCTCGGCGGAGGCGCGCCGGAGCCGCCGCCGCTTGCGCTCGGCCACGTCATCCCGCCTCTTTCCCCCTACCCCGATACCGCCCACCTCAAGCACCTCAAG
This genomic window from Candidatus Aminicenantes bacterium contains:
- a CDS encoding MFS transporter, translating into MLKKTIGLYREAYAGLPGGAWLLAAAEFINRCGFMVLVFLNIYLTRHLGLTLPQAGTVLGAYGLGAIVGGYLGGLLVDKIGIRPVMLASLILSALTLIVTGYVTAYVPLLALMLFYGIVATALFPANDTAMSRFCFGEMRSKGFALRRLAANLGITFGPVIGGFLILVDYRLLFWVDGLTTLASAAVVAVFIKTLPARAPTAPGQAPRPTVSPWRDGPFMAFMGLFLILGLVFSQLFSTFNLYLNSVYGLRENQIGPLWAVNTILIVVIEMVLIHAVRRRSEMKIIALGAALIGIGFGLLPLGRGFFFAALTVVVWSMGEILTMPLSGTVVAFRAGDATGRYMGVLSLNFSLSMFLAPLLGNWLFAKIGGDALWPVMGGAALLAATGIWAMRKTLDVPKPVDSRSPLTPGPDSP